A segment of the Kazachstania africana CBS 2517 chromosome 2, complete genome genome:
gaagaagtcaACTTCGAATTCGGTAACgctgatgatgatgaagatgaagatggtGATGACGACTTAGATATCGATGATATCTAATCTGTTTTTGGAAAACTATATTGCCTCAAAAATGAAGggctttttttttcattcatttCATCTTATGTATATTGATTCAAGACATATTCCTAATCAAAACAATCATTTATGATCCTTTATTGTTCAATTGCATTATCATAGCATAACTTTCAACAAATGATTTGTAGCcttattttattatatacaatattttataattaCCGAATAGAAAAGCTTTGTTTAATTGATATCATGAAAACTTCTTGCAAAGGACATTCCTAATATCTTTCACTGTCGTTGTGATAACGTTCTGCTCATCAGgaccatttttttttcttttcttgcttGCATTGGCATCACAGCAGTTCTCCGATGAGGtcaataaaatttgaaaaatttcagtacTTTCGATGGAAGATATTGTAACTTGAATCAGTCATATAATCTAgtcaattttatcttatAAAAGCTAACCACTTTTGATGTCGGAAGATTTGGGAGGGAACATCTCACAGATAAAAAAGTTtcttttagaaaataaCCCATCAAAGTTTTCTAAAAAGAATTCAGATGACGAAGTTGATGGAATTTATGCTACATTTCGAGAGTCCTTCCCGAAGTTATTGTTCCCCTTGAGGCAAAATAACTCGGAACTATCTGATTCTTCGAGATTGATGATTATTGATTCTTTATCTATATGGTTTCTAAGGtctcatcaaattttacaaaataaaaaattaaggTCAGAAAAGTACTCAgcagatattgaaaagcttttaattgatgaaaCTAATAATTTCctgtttcaatatattataGATTTTTCGAGTGGGAGTTCCGTTGCAATGCTCAATGCCTTGAAGGGCTTGCTAGAAAATTTGTTacatttattgaaaatgatgtaTGATGAAGATCAATATAAATCGTTTTTCATGCAATGGATAAATCAAATCCTCGACCTCCCCTCCAACCTACGTGTTCAATACAATTTAATTACTGCATTGtctaatgattttgatCTCTTCTATATCCTTGAGAACAAAACTGACTTCATAAAGACATCATTATCTATGATGAGCTCTGAGTCGCTTTCCAACCCTGTGGGGAAATGCCTCGTAGCTCTATTAATCAATATTTATGCTAAAAAATACGAAAATAACACGACTAATATTACAGAATGGTTAAATATCTGGTGTGATGACACAGTCACTTACCTgagaaatggaaaatttacaaaacCTATAAAACTATATTTATTGACCCCATTGTTCAAATATTTGCCTAAGGATGTTTTTACAAGGTTTATACAAAAGTCCAACTTCAACGATGACCCAAATTTGTTGCTTTCTGTTTTAAAAATCGGTCAAGATCTTGCAATAGAGGAAGAACCATTCGACCCAAAAGTCAACTTATTGCCTTCAGACATGGTAGAAGAATTACTCCAGGATGATACCCATAAACTTCAAATGTTTGAATTGCTGGCCTACagtaataaaaaatctaaGACCATTCCTACTTACGTGCTCGATACTATAAGAAATAATTTAGGTATCTTTTTTGTAGACGTCGAAATTGAAACCCGTAATTATTTCGCAAGTTCATTTAAGCATTTTATACTAAGATTAAGGGATTCTGCATATGCTATTGATAGAGATGCTAAAAAGCTGGAAAAAGCTGGCAAGTTTCCCGATGAACTTTTGGGAAAGCTAGAACTTATAGAACAATACAAATCTTTCTTGAAGTGGCTACTAAAGTTCCTTAAGAGCCAGCTTATCGTTGATATCCAATATCAACGAATATCCCTCTCATTTTCAATCATACAAACACTTATTGAATCAGGCTTGGATGATTCAGTGCCAGAAAGTTTCTTGCATCTTCAATATAAGAGACCATATCCATTTAGTATTTCGATATTAAATGACGCAACATTTTTCAGATTGTTGTTAGACAACTTGTCAAGTACTTTTAGtgatattagaaaatttgcCAATCAATTTTTGCTTATGGGTATTGCAACACCATCGTCCAACGGCCTGTTTTCAACAATTAACAGGGAGAAACTAGCTGTCATTGCTCAAGAAAATCTAAACGTTTATCAGAATTCAGAAATTGGAGCCTCTATTGAGCTATTCCTCTTTAGTATTTCTGATGATAAAGCATCTTTCATTGAGCACCGCTTAACTCAACTAAGTATTAGAATAGATAAAACTACAGAAAACCCTgttcaatatttgaataatggtATAAGCAGTTCTTTAACCTCTTTAAGTATGTTACTTGAGTCCTATGAAAATACTACTGACTTTCTCCACATTATATCAGACTCACTAGATTTGATAACAGGCACTTGGGATGTTGTCAGTGAAATTATGTGTCATGATGCTTCCGACTCCTTGCTCCCAATGAGATACATTAATTCTGGCATTCCTGATCAGCTTTTTACTAGTTATGCCTTTAGGTCGATCAAAGAAAGTTCCTCTCTACTACATGTACTATTACAAAAATACCCACTCTCGCACGATCAACTTACATATATTGGGGATCTTTTAATTGTTCAGCTACTGAATATCCGTCATAGCGGTGCCTTCCAAGCTGTACTACCAAGTTTTAGAACGTGTTGTATACGATGTGGAAAAGAGACTCCCGCCCAATTAAATATATGGTTGAATAAGATCCTCGATTCTCTCGAAGTGAAAACACAGCATATGACAAGAAGATCTGGTGGACTACCGTTTTTGGTTACAAATATATTATGTGCTTTGCCTGACAAAAATAAGCTTGAATTGCAGTATGTTATGAGACACTTACTAAGATTGGCGTCTTCATCGAGTGGTCTTGAATACCACGACAATAAAGATGCTCCTCAGATTACAGCTTTTAATTGTATCAAGGCAATATTTATCGAGTCGAAATTGTCGAACGCTTGTACTGAATATGTTACAGAGGCTCTAGCACTTTCTTTCAAGTACTTCACGTCTGAAATTTGGGCTTTAAGAAACTGTTCGTTAATGCTGTTCacttcattgaaaaatagGATATTTGGAAAGGCAAACAAGACATTGAGTGCCCGTGTATTCTTCAGTAAATATATTGGCTTAAAGGAAACACTTTTACGGATGCTTCAAGATAGTGTTCTCAGTGTGAATGAAACTTCTGGTGTTGAGTCACTCTTTTTAGTGTTGAGTATATTGCTCTCATTGAAACCATCTTCAGGGCACGATGATTTATCGCCATTCCTAtattatatcaaaaaatgtttGTCTGATAAAAGCTGGAAGGTAAGAGACATGGCTGCTAGAACCTTAGCATCAATTGTCTATGACCATCATTCTGAGTTGATGGACTTGACTAGTAAGTGCAATATTTCTGATCAAAATGGATTACATGGTAACTTATTAGCAATCttatatttgatatctGACCCTGAGCATATGCTCACCAAAGAAAGGGTGATTCTATTGGAAGCTATGACTGAAAGACTTCCAGAACTGTTATACAAAAACAGATGTTTTACAACTGTTAAGGCATACTTGGACGTCTTTGAGACTTTGCTGATGCAGGATAAAGCTAAGGAGAACAGTTCAACTCTGAGAGTTTTACTCCCTTTCTTGGGTAACTACTTTTTGTATCATTCAGAAACAGGCTCAATTAATGGAGCCAAGCAGTTGTGCATGGCAAAAGTCTATAAGCTTTTACTGACTTATGAGTCTGCggaaaataaaaagtatTTGTACGAACTTGGTTTAATATCTCATTTTTATGAAGTTAAAACAGTTGcactgaaattttttactGAGGATATTGATAACGATATCTCAACCAATGATACTCTTCGTGATAAGATAATAGCTATTGTAGATGACAAAACTAGCCCACCAGATACCAAATTTCTGTCTGTAAAAGCGTTACAAATGACTCGTAATGACGATGCCTCTCTGGATATACTTTATGATATGATTTTATCTAAGTCGTCATCCGACGCTATAAAATTGGCTGCCATTGAGTCTTTTGGTAAAAGTTTTAATCTGGACAAGATGCCATTACTATTGAAGTTTATACAGCCCTATTTACGTGATGATGCTTCTGAAGAGTTCAGACTGGCTGCATTGAACTGTCTGATTGGTGTCTCTGAAGTTTGTAAGGACGCCACAGTATTACTGTTcttattcaaaatgttAAGTGATGATGATCACTCGCTTAGATGTTCCGTAGCAGACTTCATCAATCAAGAACTAATAGGAGAGAAGCATAGTAAGTTAAGTAGAAGTCCTGTTATTACTTCAGTATTGTTCCGGAACTATTTTGTCGATGCATTCAAAGAAGAGGATATCTTTGATCCGATATTCAATACATTGAAGACCTTTTTCAAGGATGTAGACATTTATAGTGAGACAATAAATCAGGATtcatttttgttgtttGAAGCGGAGAAGAACAACCAATATAGAAATGATATTGAGCAGCACGAGCACTTCGTCAAAATTCTAACCGCTCTACCAATGAAACCTTTCCAATTGGAAAGTATTTTCGAACTCATAACTGAACAATCAAATGCCTTGATTGCATATCTAGAAGACAATAATTACGAAGACGAGCCTCTGGGATGGTTATCTAATCCCGATGTCCTAGCAAGATTTGTCCTATTGAGGATACTCATTGAGAAATTTGTCCCTTCTAGATTGGAGAGTTTTGGCCAGTTACTCCATAAGCATAGGGTTCATGAAATTGTTTTCGATTTTATACCCATTTATACctgaatatatatatatattacaTCTTCAAAGTTATAAATTCGATGGCtcaatataattttctgGCGCGATGCTATATCGGGTTTTTATAacttgttgaaaaattcaacatTTACGTCGTGATATAAGAATACTGCTCGATGGGAACTAACAGCTTACCCAATCTATTGATCGTTATAATGTTGTATATTCGCTGGTAAGCAGGTTATCACTACGTTGACTAGATAAGAAATGAAAGCCAAATATTCTACAACGTTTTGGACAAATGTTAGTTCTTTTCTCAATCAAAATGACTTGCTAAATCTCGCTCAGACATCtaaattcttcaaagaagaGATCTCAAAGCCAAGGTTATACCATACTATACATATTAAAGAGAATCCGATTATGAGGAGCGAAGTTCGGCATCTTGATTCTGGAATTACTTATGTCACGGGTTATAGAGGTATTGTGAAGacaaataatcaaaatgatatttttctttatgaTAAGATTGAACGTTTACTAGAGAATTCTTCATGTCTAGACCTTATTAAGAGACTAACTATAGAAAGTGGTCTTTTTCAAGACGAAAATTCTGGATTGCAATTGCTGACGCAGTTATTAGACAGGCTTATCAGGATTGGAAATATCGAAAGGCTAATTATTGAGGATCAAAAGCTCTTTGACATATATTACGAGCGTATGTTACATTTAGATCATCTCCAGGAAATATGTCTACTAAATTTTGAACATCTAGATAGAGTAGCCtcgttgaaaaatttgaagaaaattacaTTTACTTTTCAAAGTTCTGACGTGACAAGTATTCATATTGATGAAGAGCAGAAGAAACGTTTGACTGCAGGCTTGGAAACCCTTACTCTTAATATGGCAGACTCCTCTAGTCTATATTTAACACAGTTCTTAGACTCTCAGGGTTTCAGGTTCCACAATATTCGCTCTCTCAAATTTAATCATATTCATCAGCTGAGTGATAAGAAAACGTCCTTTCAAGAAGTAGACATTGATCATATTAATAGTATTTTTAATTTCGGACAATTAACGCACCTAGAAATGGAAGTTGGCTGCGAAAATAATGGATGTGTCTGCTTGGACGAATTTTTAATGGCCCTCTCGCCAACGTTGCGAAGCCTTAATAGTTTAGGAGTAAGACAAAATCCTTCCAAAAAGAACCACTCCCATTATTCTGATGAACAATGGGACTTATCCATCTGCAAATTCATTTTAAGTATACCAAATGTAGATAGTAATCTGAAATGTTTGAGTGTTCGACACCGACCACCGTATAATGGCATTGGTGAGGACACAGTTGAAGGGAATTATATTCGTAGAAGGAGGCTGTTTGAAGAGATGTTACCGCACCTCcaatatttggaaaaactCATTGTGCCTAAAATGCTGCAATCTGTCAGCGCATATGAGATATTAGTTTGTGATCTATTGTGGAATGGATGTAAGTGTAGCCATTGTAATCATTTTCTACCCataattgatgaatataTGATGAACCATCAGATACGTCAGAGAAATAGGCAGAAACATGAGGATATGCTTCCCAATAACCTTTTTGCATATGTTGGAAATGCACTGGCGCGACGTTTCCCAAAAGACAGTGGTTGGGACATTGAACTTTTAGACGCAGCGCCTGCACATTACTTTTGGAACTTTCATGGTTATGAGGACATACAACACTTTAAAGACTATGATTGCTATTTTAATGCGCAGTTTTTTCAAGCTTTAACAAAGTGCGTCGCTCATTTTTTTGACGGATACATGTCATTTGTCGTCCAATGTTTACCATCTCTAAAGTGTGCTCTATTGTCAGGCATCTATTACGATGTTAGCGGTTACTATTTCAAGTCAATTTACGATTAAGCCAGTTATAAAACGAAAGCATACATACAATCTTTCTGTAAGCATCTATAagtgtatatataaatatattcgatcgaaaaatgaaattagcGAGATTCGAGGAAAAAAGTCCGAGGACCGTTTTTTAAAGTAAGTCAAGAAAGGCTAAACAAGCCAAGAAATCAGAAGCCAATTGGCAACGTTAGTGCTTCTTTATCCTAAGGTCCGAGAAGACGAATAAGCTAAGTTTCTTAGAGAAAGTAGGTGAACTGGTCGTTTTTGTTTTGTATATCACCATTGAGTTAGCTAGGGATTACAAAGCAGCAACAACTCCAAGAGGACTTGTTGACGAGTTTCAAATGTGAAAAAGGAATGCTTAAAAGGAAACTTGTGTCTAGCTTTTATATCTTTCCAAAGAAACAATATGTTGTTCGCAATATTTCAACATTGATGAATATCCAATTTTTACTTTCCTATTCCACAGCCTCTTCCCATAGTGGAGTCTTcgagaaagaaaatgaagaactTACTAAATGGGTGAAGCACAGCTTTGCGGAAACTGGATCAGCTCTATCAACAACCAGATGGACAATTTTAAATGACATGGAAAGTTTTGGTTACGCCAAAGACGCCGGTCTGAGCTTGAATGGCATCCCTTTAATGGACGATGATACTTTTAAAACAGTTTGGAGAGATAAGTTCCAAGTTGCAGACCCTCTCGTGTTTAGAACAGTTATTACTCGGATCCAAAATCAAGAAAGCTTATTTACAATACCACAATTGTATGTCATGGTGCGATCATTATATcaactgaaaaaatttgttgaaataCACCAGCTTTTTTTATCATGTGAAAAGCAGCTATCATCTTTATTAGAACAAAATCAAGATGATGGTAGAAATTATgactttcttgaaatacTTTTAGATGTTGAGGACtatttgaagaactttGTCATCTCAGAAATGGTGTTTTCATATTGCATTAAAAATACCAAAGTTGTTAAGTCAAGTGTTGTGTTGTTAGGTCTAAAAGCTGCCAttggaaataaaaattttcccCTAGCAAAAGAGTTGTTTTTACAGATTATGAGGAataaagaaacatttttgTTCGAAAGAGCAGATTTTAtatctttcttgaaatatctCCATAGAATGTGCGACAGCAACATTATTGACGTTTTCTATCAGCTATGGACTAGTAACAAACCTTTTGAGGATgcagatttttcaataaccTCCTTTATGCATAtactttttcttgaaagaaatgatagAAAGAAGCTTAATATGTTTCTACAAAATGAAGTGATTATTTCTTCGGGATATGTGAATGATATCCTTTTCAAGTTTATCAACTTTTGTTATGACAAAACCTCGATGGTGCCTAATAATATTGTGGGTGAATTATCTGAAATAGATGACAAAATATATGCATTTTTCAGACGTCTTGAGAAGGAGAGCATAAATAAGAGGCGGCTTCTTTACACTATTATGTTACGAGCTTTTGTAAAGATGAATAGCGAGAAGCATATTTTAAAACTTCTCAAACTCATTCATGCAGATGTCGACATCAATCTCGAAAACGAGCATCATCTAATTGTTCTGGAgtattttataaaaaatggtaaattatCTAGTATGTTAGAGTATGTGGAGCAAGTGAAACATTTgaatacaaaaaataaaggGGACCATCTCTCCACGTTAAACTTGGTTGCCGATCTACAAAGATGTGCGTTCAGAGCGTACCCAATGCTTCGATATGAGTATAATAACGaattgtatattattttgagaAGGTTCGAGCAGTTTACACCATACATGTCATGGATCCCAGAActcttgaaaaatcttgaaCTTCAGAAACAGTCACTCAGATATCGGTTCAATACTCCTATATTATTACATGATGAAAGGGTGACTATCTTGAAGTATCGGGAGAATATAAGAAAGCATGATACAAAGTTgttaaaagaaataatttcGACCAGCGTGAACTATAATTCTCGATATTCAGCTAAGTTTCTCATTACGTTACTCCAATTGAGTCTCAAAGGCAAAGAGAAGGTGGTTGCCCTTTTAATAGATGACATTATTAAAAAGGGCCATTTTGGTGAGGATAGTGAAGTAGCTGTCAAAGTTGGTATTGAATGGCTGAAAGACAAACTTAActcaaataatattagccaaaatttacaaagagAAGAGATTCTAAAATTTAGTAGAGAATTTGGTAAAGTTATGGATGCAAAGTATTTAATTCAATTAACTCACTTGCTAATAAACTGTCGCTGTTTTAAAGATGCTGAAAAACTAATTGGTAAAGCAAGAGGAGTAGTACTCGAAACGACTCCAATTGACGCACGTGATTTACTTTACTATTACATGGTATATCTTAAATTTGCATGCAGGAAGCATGATATGGCACTATTCTGCAATATTTTGCGAGACTGGAACATGAACCCGTTAGCAACTTATATTGAACAAGACTCAATAAGGCAAATCAAAGGCTTCATGAAATATCTCTCGAGGAAAAAGTACCAGCTTGATCAGCACATGCAAGTTGACATATTGGAACAAATAGACGAAGAAATAAGTCacataaagaaaagatatgGTGGAATCAAGATAGAGGGTCTAGACAACATGAAAAAGTTAGCGCAATTTTTGCAACCATGGATAAAAGATAGGCTGAGggaaagaatcaaaaatgCTGAAGCAGAGAGAGAGAAATTAAGGTCAGCTTCCGTATAGAATTGTTTCCGTCATTTAGTTATTCTGTAATTATATAAGAattgatttatatttatgCGTATGTACTGATTACTCTAACATGTATTATTTACTTTGGAATGCATTTGTGTTAGTTCGCTATTCCATTCTCGTTTCTTTGGCTTTTCGAGACGCTCATACTCTAAGTCAATGCGATTGGCCAATAATTTCCATCACAGTGACAAAACCGACTTTCCCGAAAACATCGCAATATAAAAGAACTCCTTGAACTGTAAATATAAGAGCCTATAAAAGAAATCAGATATCAACCCGTCtgaattaattttgatatcaGGTAAATTAACCATTAAAAAGTGTCTTTTGTTTCGTAATGCCTAAAAATAGGATTattgaattacaaaagatatttcaGTCCTCGACGAAACCTCTGTGGTGGAGGCATCCAAGATCTCCATATCTATTATATCCATTTTATGGACTATTTGCAGTAGCAGTTGTTACTCCATTACTATATATTCCTAATGCGATTAGAGGTATAAAAGCAGAAAAGAAGTGAACTAAAAACGTTCTTTGCactctttatataaaattaaatgtatatatacCTTTCGttatttattaaatgtgtcttcaaaaaagttCCTTTTTAGTTGGAAACAAAGTGTAGACAATATTATATTGTCAACTTATCATCAAAGTTACTTGCTAATGTAATGTCTTTTTGagcatcatcttcatcgtccCAGTCGAAAGTGCTGTCGTCATTTAAAAAATCCTCCAGTAATTGCTTCTGTTGTTCCttatgtttcttttcttcaaagatcTGCCTTTGTTCTtcgatttttttctttaaaatatcaattttagatGCTGCAGtgatgttattattttcgtcACTTAACTGTTTGGTGCCACTTGGTACTGAGTTCTTATCCTTCTTGGCCGATTTCTCACTACTGTcataatttcttttgttctGAGAAGATTTTATTTGCTTGTTTTGACTTAATGGGGTTTTATTTTCAGATGAATGAGCTCGACTCCCATGATACGCATTTTTATCGTCTCTTCCAGAAGACGTTTTATGGCTATGCTGATTTTTGTTTGTTCGACTATGTTGACTAGTATTCTTCTTTAGATTTTCCCCATGACTCTTCACGTTTTTGCGAGTGCTTGTATTGTGATTATTTTGATGTTCTTTTGAACGTGGAACTTCTGGCTCGTCTGGGGCATCTGCCCATCTTGATTCTAGTGGCATCAGTAAAATAACTTAAAGAGGTTGGTTTATCTGCTGATATGGTGAAGCCAGAATCCAGACTCTTGTTCCTGACAGAAATGATACTAGATGATCTAATATGAACGATTTTTAGTCCTGAAGGCAATCATCTATGCATGGACTACTAGTTTTGATATGATGTATCTGATTACACTATTGTCTTTGAAAaggcaagaaaaaaacaaactTCGTTTCAAGCCCTAATTGCATTTAGGTCTCCAAGATTCCGGGCACTAGATATTGCAAAATCAAGTTAGGGTTTCCTCCTAGTGACTCTAACCTGATGGTTTTTTATCTAGGGCCTTCACCGGAGTTCCACTCTAGAAATGAATCCGCCCACCGTCTAGATCCTGATTTGTACGGGATCTCCCACGGAAAGGGTTGCACCCTATATTT
Coding sequences within it:
- the COX7 gene encoding cytochrome c oxidase subunit VII (similar to Saccharomyces cerevisiae COX7 (YMR256C); ancestral locus Anc_8.807), yielding MPKNRIIELQKIFQSSTKPLWWRHPRSPYLLYPFYGLFAVAVVTPLLYIPNAIRGIKAEKK
- the ROY1 gene encoding Roy1p (similar to Saccharomyces cerevisiae YMR258C; ancestral locus Anc_8.810) — its product is MKAKYSTTFWTNVSSFLNQNDLLNLAQTSKFFKEEISKPRLYHTIHIKENPIMRSEVRHLDSGITYVTGYRGIVKTNNQNDIFLYDKIERLLENSSCLDLIKRLTIESGLFQDENSGLQLLTQLLDRLIRIGNIERLIIEDQKLFDIYYERMLHLDHLQEICLLNFEHLDRVASLKNLKKITFTFQSSDVTSIHIDEEQKKRLTAGLETLTLNMADSSSLYLTQFLDSQGFRFHNIRSLKFNHIHQLSDKKTSFQEVDIDHINSIFNFGQLTHLEMEVGCENNGCVCLDEFLMALSPTLRSLNSLGVRQNPSKKNHSHYSDEQWDLSICKFILSIPNVDSNLKCLSVRHRPPYNGIGEDTVEGNYIRRRRLFEEMLPHLQYLEKLIVPKMLQSVSAYEILVCDLLWNGCKCSHCNHFLPIIDEYMMNHQIRQRNRQKHEDMLPNNLFAYVGNALARRFPKDSGWDIELLDAAPAHYFWNFHGYEDIQHFKDYDCYFNAQFFQALTKCVAHFFDGYMSFVVQCLPSLKCALLSGIYYDVSGYYFKSIYD
- the GFD1 gene encoding Gfd1p (similar to Saccharomyces cerevisiae GFD1 (YMR255W); ancestral locus Anc_8.805), whose protein sequence is MPLESRWADAPDEPEVPRSKEHQNNHNTSTRKNVKSHGENLKKNTSQHSRTNKNQHSHKTSSGRDDKNAYHGSRAHSSENKTPLSQNKQIKSSQNKRNYDSSEKSAKKDKNSVPSGTKQLSDENNNITAASKIDILKKKIEEQRQIFEEKKHKEQQKQLLEDFLNDDSTFDWDDEDDAQKDITLASNFDDKLTI
- the PET111 gene encoding Pet111p (similar to Saccharomyces cerevisiae PET111 (YMR257C); ancestral locus Anc_8.809); the encoded protein is MLKRKLVSSFYIFPKKQYVVRNISTLMNIQFLLSYSTASSHSGVFEKENEELTKWVKHSFAETGSALSTTRWTILNDMESFGYAKDAGLSLNGIPLMDDDTFKTVWRDKFQVADPLVFRTVITRIQNQESLFTIPQLYVMVRSLYQLKKFVEIHQLFLSCEKQLSSLLEQNQDDGRNYDFLEILLDVEDYLKNFVISEMVFSYCIKNTKVVKSSVVLLGLKAAIGNKNFPLAKELFLQIMRNKETFLFERADFISFLKYLHRMCDSNIIDVFYQLWTSNKPFEDADFSITSFMHILFLERNDRKKLNMFLQNEVIISSGYVNDILFKFINFCYDKTSMVPNNIVGELSEIDDKIYAFFRRLEKESINKRRLLYTIMLRAFVKMNSEKHILKLLKLIHADVDINLENEHHLIVLEYFIKNGKLSSMLEYVEQVKHLNTKNKGDHLSTLNLVADLQRCAFRAYPMLRYEYNNELYIILRRFEQFTPYMSWIPELLKNLELQKQSLRYRFNTPILLHDERVTILKYRENIRKHDTKLLKEIISTSVNYNSRYSAKFLITLLQLSLKGKEKVVALLIDDIIKKGHFGEDSEVAVKVGIEWLKDKLNSNNISQNLQREEILKFSREFGKVMDAKYLIQLTHLLINCRCFKDAEKLIGKARGVVLETTPIDARDLLYYYMVYLKFACRKHDMALFCNILRDWNMNPLATYIEQDSIRQIKGFMKYLSRKKYQLDQHMQVDILEQIDEEISHIKKRYGGIKIEGLDNMKKLAQFLQPWIKDRLRERIKNAEAEREKLRSASV
- the TRM732 gene encoding tRNA methylation protein TRM732 (similar to Saccharomyces cerevisiae YMR259C; ancestral locus Anc_8.811), producing the protein MSEDLGGNISQIKKFLLENNPSKFSKKNSDDEVDGIYATFRESFPKLLFPLRQNNSELSDSSRLMIIDSLSIWFLRSHQILQNKKLRSEKYSADIEKLLIDETNNFLFQYIIDFSSGSSVAMLNALKGLLENLLHLLKMMYDEDQYKSFFMQWINQILDLPSNLRVQYNLITALSNDFDLFYILENKTDFIKTSLSMMSSESLSNPVGKCLVALLINIYAKKYENNTTNITEWLNIWCDDTVTYLRNGKFTKPIKLYLLTPLFKYLPKDVFTRFIQKSNFNDDPNLLLSVLKIGQDLAIEEEPFDPKVNLLPSDMVEELLQDDTHKLQMFELLAYSNKKSKTIPTYVLDTIRNNLGIFFVDVEIETRNYFASSFKHFILRLRDSAYAIDRDAKKLEKAGKFPDELLGKLELIEQYKSFLKWLLKFLKSQLIVDIQYQRISLSFSIIQTLIESGLDDSVPESFLHLQYKRPYPFSISILNDATFFRLLLDNLSSTFSDIRKFANQFLLMGIATPSSNGLFSTINREKLAVIAQENLNVYQNSEIGASIELFLFSISDDKASFIEHRLTQLSIRIDKTTENPVQYLNNGISSSLTSLSMLLESYENTTDFLHIISDSLDLITGTWDVVSEIMCHDASDSLLPMRYINSGIPDQLFTSYAFRSIKESSSLLHVLLQKYPLSHDQLTYIGDLLIVQLLNIRHSGAFQAVLPSFRTCCIRCGKETPAQLNIWLNKILDSLEVKTQHMTRRSGGLPFLVTNILCALPDKNKLELQYVMRHLLRLASSSSGLEYHDNKDAPQITAFNCIKAIFIESKLSNACTEYVTEALALSFKYFTSEIWALRNCSLMLFTSLKNRIFGKANKTLSARVFFSKYIGLKETLLRMLQDSVLSVNETSGVESLFLVLSILLSLKPSSGHDDLSPFLYYIKKCLSDKSWKVRDMAARTLASIVYDHHSELMDLTSKCNISDQNGLHGNLLAILYLISDPEHMLTKERVILLEAMTERLPELLYKNRCFTTVKAYLDVFETLLMQDKAKENSSTLRVLLPFLGNYFLYHSETGSINGAKQLCMAKVYKLLLTYESAENKKYLYELGLISHFYEVKTVALKFFTEDIDNDISTNDTLRDKIIAIVDDKTSPPDTKFLSVKALQMTRNDDASLDILYDMILSKSSSDAIKLAAIESFGKSFNLDKMPLLLKFIQPYLRDDASEEFRLAALNCLIGVSEVCKDATVLLFLFKMLSDDDHSLRCSVADFINQELIGEKHSKLSRSPVITSVLFRNYFVDAFKEEDIFDPIFNTLKTFFKDVDIYSETINQDSFLLFEAEKNNQYRNDIEQHEHFVKILTALPMKPFQLESIFELITEQSNALIAYLEDNNYEDEPLGWLSNPDVLARFVLLRILIEKFVPSRLESFGQLLHKHRVHEIVFDFIPIYT